The Pseudomonas eucalypticola genome has a window encoding:
- a CDS encoding OmpA family protein: MSRRLIIAATAVALLAGCASQNPYDNQGQGSGVNKTATYGGLGALAGAVAGAAIDHNNRGKGALIGAALGGAGGAGYGYYADKQEKALRASMANTGVQVQREGDQIKLIMPGNITFATDSSAIAPSFYTPLNNLAGSFKQYNQNLIEIVGYTDSTGSRQHNMDLSQARAQSVATYLTSQGVDPSHVSVRGAGPDQPIASNADANGRAQNRRVEVNLKPLPGATYQQQQ; the protein is encoded by the coding sequence ATGTCGCGTCGTCTGATTATCGCCGCCACTGCCGTTGCCCTGCTGGCCGGCTGTGCGTCACAAAACCCCTATGACAACCAGGGCCAGGGCTCTGGTGTGAACAAGACCGCCACCTACGGTGGCCTCGGCGCCCTGGCAGGTGCCGTGGCCGGTGCCGCCATCGACCACAACAACCGTGGCAAGGGCGCGCTGATCGGCGCGGCATTGGGCGGTGCCGGCGGTGCCGGTTACGGCTATTACGCCGACAAGCAGGAAAAGGCCCTGCGTGCGTCGATGGCCAACACCGGTGTGCAGGTGCAGCGCGAGGGTGACCAGATCAAGCTGATCATGCCGGGCAACATCACCTTCGCCACCGATTCGTCGGCCATCGCGCCCAGCTTCTACACCCCGCTGAACAACCTCGCCGGTTCGTTCAAGCAGTACAACCAGAACCTGATCGAGATCGTCGGCTACACCGACAGCACCGGCAGCCGCCAGCACAACATGGACCTGTCCCAGGCCCGTGCGCAGAGTGTGGCTACCTACCTGACGTCCCAGGGTGTGGACCCTTCCCACGTATCGGTACGCGGCGCCGGCCCTGACCAGCCGATCGCCTCCAACGCCGATGCCAACGGCCGGGCGCAGAACCGCCGCGTCGAGGTCAACCTCAAGCCGTTGCCGGGCGCCACCTACCAGCAACAGCAGTAA
- a CDS encoding glycosyltransferase family 4 protein yields the protein MTEPSLRITLVTETYPSEINGVANTLGRLSEGLRARGHYVEIVRPRQTADESSRVDDHVLLCRGWPLPGYPGLQWGQASMHKLLRRWRRARPDVLYIATEGPLGLSALRAARRLKIAVVSGFHTNFQQYTRDYGLGLLTRVLTGYLRWFHNRTQLTLVPSATLRHSLERRGFERLALLSRGVDSQLFHPARRSEALRDRWGLAPDDIALIHVGRLAPEKNLGLLKHSLDTLQLHHPLQRLRLVIVGDGPQRAQLQQQIPEAIFCGAKRGEELAVHYASGDIFLFPSLSETFGNVVLEALASGLGVVAYDEAAAGQHIRHGHNGALAMPGDEEAFIDAAGWLLEDGETLRRIRLNARQHASRQGWATIIEQFEAQLRGACQAAAQRMGSFGLKPGSSTLPG from the coding sequence ATGACAGAGCCTTCGCTACGCATCACCCTGGTCACCGAAACCTACCCATCCGAAATCAATGGGGTGGCCAATACGCTTGGCCGCTTGAGCGAGGGCCTGCGCGCCCGGGGGCACTACGTGGAAATCGTCCGGCCACGGCAAACCGCTGACGAAAGCAGCCGGGTGGACGACCACGTGCTGTTGTGCCGCGGCTGGCCGCTGCCGGGCTACCCAGGGTTGCAGTGGGGCCAGGCATCGATGCACAAGCTATTGCGGCGCTGGCGCCGGGCACGGCCCGACGTGCTGTATATCGCCACCGAAGGCCCGCTGGGGCTCAGCGCCCTGCGCGCTGCGCGGCGCTTGAAGATTGCCGTGGTCAGCGGCTTTCACACCAACTTCCAGCAGTACACCCGCGACTACGGCCTGGGCTTGCTGACGCGTGTGCTCACCGGCTACTTGCGCTGGTTCCACAACCGCACGCAACTGACCCTGGTGCCCAGCGCTACCCTGCGGCACAGCCTGGAACGACGCGGGTTCGAGCGCCTGGCGCTGTTGTCCCGCGGTGTGGACAGCCAACTGTTTCACCCTGCCCGGCGCAGCGAGGCGCTACGCGACCGCTGGGGCCTGGCGCCCGATGACATTGCGCTGATCCATGTGGGCCGCCTCGCACCGGAAAAGAACCTCGGGCTGCTCAAGCACAGCCTCGATACCTTGCAGTTGCACCACCCGCTGCAGCGCCTGCGGCTGGTCATCGTCGGTGATGGCCCACAGCGGGCCCAGTTGCAGCAGCAAATCCCCGAGGCGATTTTCTGCGGCGCCAAACGCGGCGAGGAGCTCGCGGTGCACTACGCCAGCGGCGACATCTTCCTGTTCCCGAGCCTGAGCGAGACTTTCGGCAATGTGGTCCTGGAAGCCCTGGCCTCGGGCCTGGGGGTCGTGGCCTATGACGAAGCCGCCGCCGGGCAGCATATTCGCCACGGCCACAACGGCGCCCTGGCCATGCCCGGCGACGAAGAAGCGTTCATCGATGCGGCCGGTTGGCTGCTGGAAGACGGTGAAACCCTGCGCCGCATCCGCCTCAATGCCCGCCAGCACGCCAGCCGCCAGGGTTGGGCCACGATCATCGAGCAGTTCGAGGCGCAACTGCGCGGCGCCTGCCAGGCCGCCGCGCAGCGCATGGGTAGCTTTGGCCTCAAACCAGGGTCGTCAACGCTTCCCGGCTGA
- a CDS encoding T6SS phospholipase effector Tle1-like catalytic domain-containing protein — translation MTLQRSHAPDVLRVGLFFDGTGNHAANAPFDDVVPAGMDGSHASALTNVHKLYQLYGGPVGTLAIYVPGIGTDAGEADSLLGSALGRGRTGVLARVEYAMAQLRQAMGASGSKAEVTVDLFGFSRGATAARHCVNQLRSLPGVRVGFVGLFDTVAAVAGARKLDLALDPAHVPQVVHLVARDEYRRNFALAQVHLSHTEIELPGAHADIGGGYLGQMREQVLVWPMQALTVVKGTKVETTSIYRAAEQERQLWLARGWPAHWLTVLTPAPTLVVDRTQVPQQQVYAALQLERDVRGELSRVYLRVMHGLALAQGVPMRPVPATGDCAVPAELEPLCQRFLQGDYRVSPEEDLRLRLGYIHVSAHWTPPEGVRGNQPRLGSRLLYINAPAADGVRERYRC, via the coding sequence ATGACACTTCAACGCTCTCACGCCCCCGACGTTTTGCGCGTCGGGTTGTTCTTCGACGGTACCGGCAACCACGCCGCCAACGCGCCTTTCGACGATGTAGTGCCTGCAGGCATGGACGGTAGCCACGCTTCGGCGCTGACGAATGTTCATAAGTTGTATCAGCTCTACGGCGGGCCGGTGGGCACGCTGGCCATTTATGTCCCAGGCATCGGCACCGACGCCGGTGAAGCCGACAGTTTGCTGGGCAGTGCGCTGGGCCGTGGGCGTACCGGGGTGCTGGCGCGGGTGGAATACGCGATGGCCCAGCTGCGCCAGGCCATGGGTGCCAGCGGTTCCAAGGCCGAGGTGACGGTCGATCTGTTCGGCTTCAGCCGCGGCGCCACGGCGGCACGCCATTGCGTCAACCAACTGCGGTCCCTGCCGGGCGTGCGGGTGGGCTTCGTGGGGCTGTTCGACACCGTGGCCGCCGTGGCGGGCGCCCGCAAGCTGGACCTCGCTCTGGACCCCGCGCACGTCCCGCAGGTGGTGCACCTGGTGGCACGCGACGAGTACCGGCGCAATTTTGCCTTGGCGCAAGTGCACCTGTCCCACACTGAAATCGAGCTGCCCGGCGCCCATGCGGATATTGGCGGCGGCTACCTGGGCCAGATGCGCGAGCAGGTGCTGGTCTGGCCCATGCAGGCCCTGACAGTGGTGAAGGGCACGAAGGTGGAGACCACCTCCATCTACCGTGCCGCCGAACAGGAAAGGCAACTCTGGTTGGCGCGCGGGTGGCCGGCGCACTGGCTCACGGTGCTCACCCCGGCCCCGACCCTGGTAGTCGACCGTACCCAGGTCCCGCAACAGCAGGTGTACGCGGCATTGCAACTGGAGCGTGACGTTCGCGGCGAGCTGTCGCGGGTCTACCTGCGGGTCATGCACGGGCTGGCGCTGGCCCAGGGGGTACCGATGCGGCCGGTGCCCGCCACGGGGGATTGCGCCGTGCCGGCCGAACTTGAGCCCCTGTGCCAGCGTTTCCTGCAGGGCGATTACCGGGTCAGCCCCGAGGAAGACCTGCGCCTGCGGCTGGGCTATATCCACGTGTCGGCCCACTGGACACCGCCGGAGGGAGTGCGGGGCAACCAGCCGCGGCTTGGCAGCCGGCTGCTGTACATCAACGCACCGGCTGCCGATGGCGTGCGCGAACGCTATCGTTGCTGA
- a CDS encoding FKBP-type peptidyl-prolyl cis-trans isomerase, with translation MPIAANKAVSIDYTLTNDAGEVIDSSAGGAPLVYLQGAGNIIPGLEKALEGKDVGEELTVAIEPEEAYGEYSAELVSTLSRSMFEGVDELEVGMQFHASAPDGQMQIVTIRDLDGDDVTVDGNHPLAGQRLNFQVKVVAIRDASQEEIAHGHVHGEGGHHH, from the coding sequence ATGCCGATCGCTGCCAACAAGGCTGTCTCCATCGACTATACCCTGACCAACGACGCTGGTGAGGTCATCGACAGCTCCGCCGGCGGCGCGCCGCTGGTGTACCTGCAAGGCGCAGGTAACATCATTCCTGGCTTGGAAAAGGCCCTGGAAGGCAAGGACGTCGGTGAAGAACTGACCGTTGCCATTGAACCTGAAGAAGCCTACGGCGAGTACTCGGCCGAACTGGTCAGCACCCTGAGCCGCAGCATGTTCGAAGGCGTCGACGAGCTGGAAGTGGGCATGCAGTTCCACGCTTCCGCGCCGGACGGCCAGATGCAGATCGTCACCATCCGTGACCTGGACGGCGACGACGTCACCGTCGACGGCAACCACCCGCTGGCCGGCCAGCGCCTGAACTTCCAGGTCAAGGTCGTCGCCATCCGTGACGCCAGCCAGGAAGAAATCGCCCACGGCCACGTGCACGGCGAAGGTGGTCACCACCACTGA
- a CDS encoding NADH:flavin oxidoreductase, whose amino-acid sequence MSVNALFKPFQLGALRLPSRVVMAPMTRSFSPGGIPTAKVIEYYRRRAAAGVGLIVTEGTTVGHKAANGYPHVPRFYGEDALAAWKQVVDAVHAEGAKIVPQLWHVGNVRRLGTEPDGDVPGYGPMAKVKDGKELVHGMSHEDINDVIRAFAQAAADAKAIGMDGVEIHGAHGYLVDQFFWEGTNQRDDEYGGSLAKRSRFAIELIRAVRVAVGEGFPIIFRFSQWKQQDYSARLVDTPEALGAFLQPLADAGVDIFHCSTRRFWEPEFEGSNLNLAGWTRQLTGKPTITVGSVGLDGEFLQFMVDTDKVAQPASLENLLTRLENDEFDLVAVGRALLVDPDWAAKVRDGHEQDILPFSREALTTLV is encoded by the coding sequence ATGTCGGTCAACGCTCTGTTCAAACCCTTCCAGCTGGGTGCGCTGCGCCTGCCGAGCCGCGTGGTCATGGCGCCCATGACCCGCTCGTTCTCGCCAGGGGGCATTCCCACGGCCAAGGTCATCGAGTACTACCGCCGCCGTGCAGCCGCCGGTGTAGGCCTGATCGTCACGGAGGGCACCACCGTGGGCCACAAGGCCGCCAATGGTTACCCCCATGTGCCGCGTTTTTATGGTGAAGATGCCCTGGCCGCGTGGAAACAGGTCGTCGACGCCGTGCACGCGGAGGGCGCCAAGATCGTCCCGCAACTCTGGCATGTGGGCAACGTGCGCCGCCTGGGTACCGAGCCGGACGGCGATGTACCGGGTTACGGTCCCATGGCCAAGGTCAAGGATGGCAAGGAGTTGGTGCATGGCATGAGTCATGAGGACATCAATGACGTGATCAGGGCCTTCGCCCAGGCCGCTGCGGATGCCAAGGCCATCGGCATGGACGGCGTGGAAATCCACGGCGCCCACGGCTACCTGGTGGACCAGTTCTTCTGGGAAGGCACCAACCAGCGCGATGACGAATACGGTGGCAGCCTGGCCAAGCGCTCGCGTTTCGCCATCGAGCTTATCCGCGCGGTGCGCGTCGCGGTGGGCGAGGGCTTTCCGATCATCTTTCGCTTCTCTCAGTGGAAGCAGCAGGACTACAGCGCCCGCCTGGTAGATACCCCCGAAGCGCTGGGGGCGTTCCTGCAACCGCTGGCCGATGCTGGGGTGGACATTTTCCACTGCTCCACCCGGCGCTTCTGGGAGCCGGAATTCGAAGGTTCCAACCTCAACCTGGCCGGCTGGACCCGCCAACTCACGGGCAAGCCGACCATCACCGTGGGCAGCGTGGGCCTGGACGGGGAGTTCCTGCAATTCATGGTCGATACCGACAAAGTGGCGCAGCCAGCCAGCCTGGAAAACCTGCTCACGCGTCTGGAGAACGATGAGTTCGACCTGGTGGCCGTGGGCCGTGCGCTGCTGGTGGACCCGGACTGGGCCGCCAAGGTGCGCGATGGCCACGAGCAGGACATTCTGCCCTTCAGCCGGGAAGCGTTGACGACCCTGGTTTGA
- a CDS encoding glutathione peroxidase yields MSIFHDLKLQALDGRELPLAPFKGKVVLVVNVASKCGLTPQYAALENLYNTYKDKGFSVLGLPCNQFAGQEPGTEQDIQQFCSLNYGVTFPLSSKLEVNGPGRHRLYQLLAGEGAEFPGDITWNFEKFLVGKDGRVLARFSPRTTPDDPTVVHAIEKALG; encoded by the coding sequence ATGAGTATTTTCCACGACCTTAAACTGCAGGCGCTCGATGGCCGGGAATTGCCCCTGGCGCCCTTCAAGGGCAAGGTGGTGCTGGTGGTCAACGTGGCGTCCAAGTGCGGCCTGACGCCGCAATACGCTGCCTTGGAGAACCTGTATAACACCTACAAGGACAAGGGCTTCAGCGTGCTGGGCCTGCCCTGCAACCAGTTCGCCGGGCAGGAGCCGGGCACCGAGCAGGACATCCAGCAGTTCTGCAGCCTCAATTACGGCGTCACCTTTCCGCTGAGCAGCAAGCTGGAAGTCAACGGCCCGGGCCGTCACCGGCTGTATCAACTGCTGGCGGGCGAGGGTGCCGAATTCCCGGGCGATATCACCTGGAACTTCGAGAAATTCCTGGTCGGCAAGGATGGCCGCGTGCTCGCGCGTTTTTCCCCGCGCACCACCCCGGATGACCCCACTGTCGTGCACGCCATCGAAAAAGCCCTGGGCTAG
- a CDS encoding DUF3565 domain-containing protein, whose protein sequence is MANTFIKDFIRDEHGHWVAVLACGHTQHLRHQPPWQSRPWVLDPAQRAAMIGKTFHCGWCAQGLDNDTLGA, encoded by the coding sequence ATGGCAAACACCTTCATCAAAGATTTCATCCGCGACGAGCACGGCCACTGGGTGGCGGTGCTCGCGTGCGGCCATACCCAGCACCTGCGCCACCAGCCGCCCTGGCAGTCACGCCCCTGGGTGCTGGACCCGGCGCAACGCGCGGCCATGATCGGCAAAACCTTTCACTGTGGCTGGTGCGCACAGGGGCTGGATAACGATACCCTTGGCGCTTGA
- a CDS encoding acyltransferase — MKDFLPPLRGVVASLLLACNTVLCCTPLFIVSLFKLCLPFPMAQKICDELLRHIHELWITLNKGWMKLLTGTRWQVTGLEGLDYQHSYLVTSNHQSWVDILALQYVLNRRIRPLKFFLKQALIWVPVIGLAWWALGFPFMKRYSKAYLAKHPEKQGKDLETTRRTCAKFAGKPTAIFNFAEGTRFTPGKHAQQQSPFRHLLKPKAGGIAFVLDAMGEQLQSIVNVTLSYPDGRPGFWDLLCGRVRTVVVHFEEIAIPAAFIGRSYDQDVQYRAQFQQWVNELWVAKDSLLDRMKG, encoded by the coding sequence ATGAAGGACTTTTTACCGCCACTGCGAGGCGTGGTCGCCTCGCTGCTGTTGGCGTGCAATACCGTACTGTGTTGCACCCCGCTGTTCATCGTCAGCCTGTTCAAGCTGTGCCTGCCGTTCCCCATGGCGCAGAAAATCTGTGACGAACTGCTGCGGCACATTCACGAGTTGTGGATCACCTTGAACAAGGGCTGGATGAAACTGTTGACCGGCACCCGTTGGCAGGTGACCGGGCTCGAAGGCCTGGACTACCAGCACTCGTACCTGGTGACCAGCAACCACCAGAGCTGGGTGGATATCCTGGCGCTGCAGTACGTGCTGAACCGCCGCATCCGCCCGCTGAAGTTCTTCCTCAAGCAGGCGTTGATCTGGGTACCGGTGATCGGCCTGGCGTGGTGGGCCCTGGGCTTCCCCTTCATGAAGCGCTACTCCAAGGCCTACCTGGCCAAGCACCCGGAAAAACAGGGCAAGGACCTGGAAACCACCCGCCGCACCTGCGCGAAATTCGCTGGCAAACCCACGGCCATCTTCAACTTCGCCGAAGGCACGCGCTTCACCCCGGGCAAACACGCGCAGCAGCAATCCCCGTTCCGCCACCTGCTCAAACCCAAGGCCGGCGGCATTGCCTTTGTGCTGGATGCCATGGGCGAGCAACTGCAGTCGATCGTCAACGTGACGCTCAGCTACCCCGACGGCCGCCCAGGGTTCTGGGACCTGCTGTGCGGGCGTGTGCGCACGGTGGTGGTGCATTTCGAGGAGATCGCCATACCCGCGGCATTCATTGGCCGCAGTTATGACCAGGACGTGCAGTACCGGGCGCAGTTTCAGCAGTGGGTCAATGAGCTGTGGGTGGCCAAGGATAGCCTGCTCGACCGCATGAAGGGCTGA
- the pta gene encoding phosphate acetyltransferase, translating into MQTFFIAPTDFGVGLTSISLGLVRTLERAGLTVGFFKPIAQPHPGDTGPERSTELMARTHGLNPPKPLGLAHVERMLGDGQLDELLEEIITLYQQAAVGKDVLIVEGMVPTRHASYAARVNQHLAKSMDADVILVSAASETEVLAELSGRVELQAQLFGGPRDPKVLGVILNKVRTDESLETFAARLKEHSPLLRGGDFRLLGCIPYQADLNAPRTRDVAELLGAQVINAGDYETRRMSKIIICARTVLNTLQLLKPGVLVVTPGDREDIILAVSLAALNGVPLAGLLLTSDTVPDPRLMELCRGALQAGLPVLSVSTGSYDTATRLNQLNNEIPIDDRERAEIITDFVASHLDAHWLHQRCGAPRELRLSPAVFRYQLIQRAQQANKRIVLPEGAEPMTVQAAAICQARGIARCVLLAKPEDVHAVASAQGIVLPEGLEILDPEVIRERYVEPMVALRKSKSLNAPMAEQQLEDPVVIGTVMLALDEVDGLVSGLVHSTANTIRPALQLIKTAPGCSLVSSVFFMLFPDQVLVYGDCVMNPHPSAEELAEIARQSADSAEAFGIPARVAMISYSSGNSASGEEVEKVREATQLARESQRDLLIDGPLQYDAAANETIARQLAPDSEVAGRATVFVFPDLNTGNTTHKAVQRSADCVSLGPMLQGLRKPVNDLPRGAQVDDIVYTIALTAIQAHRSVATQETP; encoded by the coding sequence ATGCAGACATTTTTTATCGCGCCCACGGATTTCGGCGTCGGCCTCACCTCCATCAGCCTGGGCCTGGTGCGCACCCTGGAGCGCGCCGGCCTGACCGTGGGCTTCTTCAAGCCCATTGCCCAGCCGCACCCCGGCGATACGGGGCCGGAACGCTCCACCGAATTGATGGCCCGCACCCACGGCCTCAACCCACCCAAGCCCCTGGGGTTGGCCCATGTGGAGCGCATGCTCGGCGACGGCCAGCTCGACGAGCTGCTCGAAGAGATCATCACGCTGTACCAGCAGGCAGCCGTGGGCAAGGACGTGCTGATCGTCGAAGGCATGGTGCCCACCCGCCATGCCAGCTACGCGGCGCGGGTCAACCAACACCTGGCCAAGAGCATGGACGCCGATGTGATTCTGGTGTCGGCGGCCAGCGAGACCGAAGTGCTGGCCGAGCTGTCCGGCCGCGTGGAGTTGCAGGCACAGTTGTTCGGCGGCCCGCGCGACCCCAAGGTGCTGGGCGTGATCCTCAACAAGGTGCGTACCGACGAGAGCCTGGAAACCTTCGCCGCGCGCTTGAAGGAACACTCCCCGCTGCTGCGTGGCGGCGACTTCCGCCTGCTGGGCTGCATTCCCTACCAGGCCGACCTCAACGCGCCGCGCACCCGTGACGTGGCCGAGTTGCTGGGCGCGCAGGTCATCAACGCCGGGGACTACGAAACCCGGCGCATGTCCAAGATCATCATCTGCGCGCGCACCGTGCTCAACACCCTGCAACTGCTCAAGCCGGGCGTACTGGTGGTGACCCCGGGCGACCGCGAGGACATCATTCTGGCCGTGAGCCTGGCGGCCCTCAACGGCGTGCCCCTGGCCGGCCTGCTATTGACCAGCGACACCGTGCCCGACCCGCGTTTGATGGAACTGTGCCGTGGCGCCCTGCAGGCCGGCCTGCCGGTACTGTCGGTGAGCACTGGTTCCTACGACACCGCTACGCGGCTGAACCAGCTGAACAATGAGATTCCCATCGATGACCGCGAACGCGCGGAGATCATCACCGATTTCGTCGCCAGCCACCTGGACGCGCACTGGCTGCACCAGCGCTGCGGCGCACCACGGGAATTGCGCCTGTCGCCGGCGGTGTTCCGCTACCAGTTGATCCAGCGCGCGCAGCAGGCCAACAAGCGCATCGTGCTGCCCGAGGGCGCCGAGCCCATGACCGTGCAGGCCGCCGCCATCTGCCAGGCGCGGGGTATCGCCCGCTGCGTGTTGCTGGCCAAGCCCGAGGACGTCCATGCGGTGGCCAGCGCCCAGGGCATCGTGTTGCCCGAAGGCCTGGAAATCCTCGACCCGGAAGTGATTCGCGAACGCTACGTGGAGCCCATGGTGGCCCTGCGCAAGAGCAAGAGCCTGAATGCCCCCATGGCCGAACAGCAACTGGAAGACCCGGTGGTGATCGGTACCGTGATGCTGGCCCTGGACGAGGTCGACGGCCTGGTCTCGGGGCTGGTGCACTCCACCGCCAATACCATTCGCCCGGCATTGCAATTGATCAAGACCGCACCCGGCTGCAGCCTGGTGTCGTCGGTGTTCTTCATGCTGTTTCCCGACCAGGTGCTGGTGTACGGCGACTGCGTGATGAACCCGCACCCCAGCGCCGAGGAACTGGCGGAAATCGCCCGCCAGAGCGCGGACTCCGCCGAGGCGTTCGGCATACCGGCCCGGGTGGCGATGATCAGCTATTCCAGCGGCAACTCAGCCAGCGGCGAAGAGGTGGAGAAGGTACGCGAGGCCACCCAATTGGCCCGCGAAAGCCAACGGGACCTGCTGATCGATGGGCCGCTGCAGTATGATGCCGCCGCCAATGAAACCATCGCCCGGCAACTGGCGCCCGACAGTGAAGTGGCCGGCCGGGCCACGGTGTTCGTGTTCCCGGACCTCAACACCGGCAACACCACCCACAAGGCGGTGCAGCGCAGTGCCGACTGCGTCAGCCTGGGGCCGATGCTGCAAGGCCTGCGCAAACCGGTCAACGACCTGCCCCGTGGCGCCCAGGTCGACGACATCGTCTACACCATCGCCCTCACTGCCATTCAAGCCCACCGTAGCGTGGCCACTCAGGAAACCCCATGA
- a CDS encoding fatty acid--CoA ligase: MMQTRVIPPAEGAYQYPLLIKRLLLSGSRYEKTREIVYRDQLRYTYPTLSERIARLANVLTAAGVKAGDTVAVMDWDSHRYLEAMFAIPMIGAVVHTVNVRLSPEQILFTMNHADDKLVLVNSDFVGLYQAIAPHLTTVEKTLLLTDGPQKTAELPNLVGEYEQLLAAASPTYDFPDFDENSVATTFYTTGTTGNPKGVYFTHRQLVLHTLSLATVTGSVDSTRFMGTNDVYMPITPMFHVHAWGVPYVATMLGIKQVYPGRYEPDMLVQLWKTEKVSFSHCVPTILQMLLNCKNSQGVDFKGWKIIIGGSSLNRALYEAAKGHGIQLTAAYGMSETCPLISAAHINEELLAGLEDDRTTYRIKAGVPVPLVEPAIIDADGNFLPADGETQGELVLRAPWLTMGYYREPEKGAELWKGGWLHTGDVATLDGNGAIDIRDRIKDVIKTGGEWVSSLELEDLISRHPAVREVAVVGIPDPQWGERPFALLVARDGQGVDARGIKDHLQPFVELGHINKWAIPSQIAVVGEIPKTSVGKLDKKKIRLDIAQWQAENSGVLSSL; this comes from the coding sequence CGAAGGTGCGTATCAATACCCTCTGTTGATCAAGCGGCTGCTGCTGTCGGGCAGCCGTTACGAGAAAACCCGCGAGATTGTCTACCGGGATCAGCTGCGCTACACCTACCCGACCCTGTCCGAGCGCATCGCGCGCCTGGCCAATGTGCTCACCGCAGCCGGGGTCAAGGCGGGGGATACCGTGGCCGTGATGGACTGGGACAGCCACCGCTACCTGGAAGCGATGTTTGCCATCCCGATGATTGGCGCGGTGGTGCACACGGTCAACGTCAGGCTCTCCCCGGAGCAGATCCTGTTCACCATGAACCACGCCGACGACAAGCTGGTGCTGGTCAACAGCGATTTCGTCGGCCTGTACCAGGCGATCGCGCCGCACCTGACCACTGTCGAGAAGACCCTGCTGCTCACCGACGGGCCGCAGAAGACGGCGGAGCTGCCGAACCTGGTCGGCGAGTACGAGCAACTACTGGCGGCTGCCAGCCCCACCTACGACTTCCCCGATTTCGATGAAAACTCGGTGGCCACCACCTTCTACACCACGGGCACCACCGGCAACCCCAAGGGGGTGTATTTCACCCACCGCCAACTGGTGCTGCACACCCTGAGCCTGGCCACTGTCACCGGCAGTGTCGACAGCACGCGCTTCATGGGCACCAACGACGTCTACATGCCCATCACGCCCATGTTCCATGTGCATGCCTGGGGTGTGCCCTATGTCGCCACCATGCTGGGTATCAAGCAGGTCTACCCTGGTCGCTACGAACCCGACATGCTGGTGCAGCTGTGGAAAACCGAGAAAGTCTCGTTCTCCCACTGCGTGCCGACCATTCTGCAGATGCTGCTCAACTGCAAGAACTCCCAAGGGGTGGATTTCAAAGGCTGGAAAATCATCATCGGCGGCAGTTCGCTGAACCGCGCCCTGTATGAGGCGGCCAAGGGCCATGGCATTCAGCTGACGGCCGCCTACGGCATGTCCGAGACTTGCCCGCTGATTTCTGCTGCCCACATCAACGAAGAATTGCTCGCGGGCCTGGAAGACGACCGCACCACCTACCGCATCAAGGCGGGTGTGCCGGTGCCGCTGGTGGAGCCTGCGATCATCGACGCCGACGGCAACTTCCTGCCCGCCGACGGTGAGACGCAAGGCGAACTGGTGCTGCGTGCGCCCTGGCTTACCATGGGCTACTACCGCGAACCGGAGAAGGGCGCGGAGCTGTGGAAAGGCGGCTGGTTGCACACCGGCGACGTGGCGACCCTGGACGGCAATGGCGCGATCGATATTCGCGACCGCATCAAGGATGTGATCAAGACCGGCGGCGAGTGGGTATCGTCGCTGGAGCTTGAAGACCTGATCAGCCGTCACCCGGCCGTGCGCGAAGTGGCGGTGGTGGGTATCCCCGACCCGCAGTGGGGCGAGCGGCCCTTCGCCCTGCTGGTGGCGCGTGACGGGCAGGGCGTCGATGCGCGAGGCATCAAGGACCACCTGCAGCCTTTCGTCGAATTGGGCCACATCAACAAGTGGGCCATTCCCAGCCAGATCGCCGTCGTGGGCGAGATCCCCAAGACCAGCGTCGGCAAACTCGACAAGAAGAAAATCCGTCTCGACATCGCCCAGTGGCAGGCCGAAAACAGCGGCGTACTGTCCAGCCTCTGA